TGCCGACCTTGAGCGCCCTGACCTTGGCCGAGAATTTCTCGACGAAGCTGTCGTAGATGCCGTCCTGCACATAGAGCCTGTTCGCGCACACGCAGGTCTGGCCGGCGTTGCGGTATTTGCTGGCCATGGCGCCCTCGACCGCCGACTCGACATCGGCATCGTCGAACACCAGGAACGGCGCGTTGCCGCCGAGCTCGAGCGACAGCTTCTTGACTGTCGGCGCGCACTGGCTCATCAGGATGCGGCCCACCTCGGTCGAGCCCGTGAAGCTCAGGTGGCGCACGATGTCGCTCTCGCAGAGTTCCTTGCCGACCGCGATGCTGTTCTGGCTGTCGGCCGTGAGCACGTTGAGCACGCCGGGCGGAATGCCTGCGCGCACCGCGAGCTCGGCGGCGGCCAGCGCCGTGAGCGGCGTGAGTTCGGCCGGCTTGATGACCACGGTGCACCCTGCCGCGAGCGCCGGCGCCACCTTGCGCGTGATCATCGCGAGCGGAAAATTCCACGGCGTGATGGCCGCGCACACGCCGATGGCCTGCTTCATCACCAGCAGGCGCCGGTTGTTGTCGAACTGCGGCAGCACCTCGCCGTTGACGCGCTTGGCCTCTTCGGCAAACCACTCGATGAAGCTCGCGCCGTAGGCAACCTCGCCCTTGGCCTCGGCAAAGGGCTTGCCCTGCTCGGCGGTCATCAGGCGGCCCAGGTCCTCGGTGTTGGCGATCAAGAGGTCGAACCACTTGCGCAGCACGATGCTGCGCTCCTTGCCGGTCTTGCCGCGCCATGCCGCAAGCGCCTTGTGGGCAGCGGCTATCGCCG
The Variovorax sp. OAS795 genome window above contains:
- a CDS encoding NAD-dependent succinate-semialdehyde dehydrogenase, with translation MNTKTSPLALLNDPTLLKTDALIAGEWVEGASRFDVNDPATGQKLADVANLSRADAAAAIAAAHKALAAWRGKTGKERSIVLRKWFDLLIANTEDLGRLMTAEQGKPFAEAKGEVAYGASFIEWFAEEAKRVNGEVLPQFDNNRRLLVMKQAIGVCAAITPWNFPLAMITRKVAPALAAGCTVVIKPAELTPLTALAAAELAVRAGIPPGVLNVLTADSQNSIAVGKELCESDIVRHLSFTGSTEVGRILMSQCAPTVKKLSLELGGNAPFLVFDDADVESAVEGAMASKYRNAGQTCVCANRLYVQDGIYDSFVEKFSAKVRALKVGNGFDEGVMQGPLIEDAAIDKVQRHVDDAVAKGGKVLAGGRKISGQFFEPTVIAEATPDMLCAREETFGPFAPVFRFKTEQEAIDAANNTEFGLASYFYTRDVGRIFRVAEALEYGMVGINAGVIATEHVPFGGVKQSGLGREGSHHGMDDYVEIKYLCLGDIQK